The following are encoded together in the Glycine soja cultivar W05 chromosome 5, ASM419377v2, whole genome shotgun sequence genome:
- the LOC114411950 gene encoding uncharacterized protein LOC114411950 codes for MPGPGPHLMYAMGSGLCLTSISNGRFSPHHTLFYTINAFFGPDVGSFTEWLGSLFGGSAHAFGSALEDLTHHPLFYILLLGLPLSFLYSRISSYLLHTQLLDSLSRVPLTRMQCFLLISAGSFTHFFLDHLFEENGKTTTYTWILSTGWWQSRAPVNPDAVVVVVFLCACLIGGFFYLNRANASNSIKKKSYQSMLLVMSIACLYCFWCAIQIYWISPRRPAVGEEADLGVLVFLAIYFFLPYGLCIMSMSPKDHDPNLIPL; via the exons ATGCCAGGTCCTGGTCCTCACCTTATGTATGCCATGGGTTCTGGTTTGTGTCTCACAAGCATCAGCAATGGGAGGTTTAGTCCCCACCACACACTCTTCTACACCATCAACGCCTTCTTTGGCCCTGATGTTGGTTCTTTCACGGAGTGGCTTGGTTCACTCTTTGGTGGCTCTGCTCATGCTTTTGGATCTGCCCTTGAAGATCTCACTCACCATCCCCTCTTCTACATCCTTCTTTTGGGACttcctctctcttttctctATTCTCGGATATCCTCCTATCTTCTCCACACGCAGCTTCTTGATTCTCTCTCCAGA GTGCCCCTTACGAGGATGCAATGCTTTTTGTTGATATCAGCTGGCTCTTTTACCCACTTCTTTCTTGATCATCTGTTTGAG GAGAATGGGAAAACAACCACGTACACATGGATTTTGAGCACTGGCTGGTGGCAGAGTAGAGCACCAGTTAACCCAGATGCTGTTGTTGTAGTTGTCTTCTTATGTGCTTGCTTAATTGGTGGCTTTTTTTACCTCAAcag AGCAAATGCCTCAAACTCCATAAAGAAAAAGTCATATCAGTCAATGCTTCTTGTGATGTCCATAGCTTGTTTGTACTGCTTTTGGTGTGCAATTCAGATATACTGGATCAGTCCACGTCGTCCAGCCGTAGGTGAAGAGGCCGATCTTGGTGTTCTCGTGTTCTTAGCTATATACTTTTTCCTACCTTATGGTTTGTGTATAATGTCCATGTCCCCAAAAGATCATGATCCTAATCTGATTCCTCTTTAA
- the LOC114411949 gene encoding spermidine synthase-like, producing MAKEISVVSQYPSKLQVQGENFDPKNLVMTTAADNGKKESNGAPKDTYPAFPGWYADVSWPGEAHIYKMEKIIFQGKSEFQELLVFESSRHGKVAILDGYIQLTENDEFAYQEMLTHLALCSIPNPKKVLLVGGGDGGILREISRHSSVEHIDICEIDKMVIHVYKKFFPDIAVGYEDPRVHVHIRDGIAFINSVPEGTYDVIILDAFQPMGPIAEVLADKCFLESVAKALRPGGVLSAPADSLWLKNFVVADTIANCKKIFKGSVNYAWTTVPTYASGVIGFMLCSTEGPPVNFKHPTNKLNPEQNGVAKGPPKFYNPEIHAAAFCLPSFVDKVVDLKRY from the exons ATGGCCAAAGAGATCAGTGTTGTTTCTCAATATCCCAGCAAATTACAAGTGCAGGGTGAGAATTTTGATCCTAAAAACCTTGTAATGACAACAGCAGCTGATAATGGAAAGAAGGAGAGTAATGGAGCACCTAAAGACACATATCCTGCGTTTCCCGGGTGGTATGCTGATGTTTCCTGGCCAG GAGAAGCACACATATATAAAATGGAAAAGATCATATTCCAAGGGAAATCAGAATTCCAAGAGCTTCTTGTATTTGAG TCATCTAGACATGGCAAGGTTGCAATTCTGGATGGGTATATCCAGCTGACAGAAAATGATGAATTTGCTTACCAAGAGATGCTCACTCACCTTGCACTTTGTTCCATTCCAAATCCAAAGAAG GTTCTGCTTGTTGGAGGGGGAGATGGTGGAATTCTTAGGGAAATATCACGCCACTCTTCTGTTGAGCATATTGATATATGTGAAATAGACAAAATGGTCATTCAT GTTTATAAGAAGTTTTTCCCAGATATAGCTGTTGGTTACGAGGATCCCCGAGTGCATGTTCATATCAGAGATG GAATTGCGTTCATCAATTCTGTTCCTGAGGGCACTTACGATGTCATTATATTGGATGCTTTTCAACCAATGG GACCTATTGCGGAAGTTCTTGCTGATAAATGCTTCTTAGAATCAGTAGCAAAGGCTCTTCGACCCGGTGGAGTGTTGTCTGCTCCAGCAGACAGCTTGTGGCTTAAGAACTTTGTAGTTGCAGATACCATAGCAAATTGCAAGAAGATATTCAAAGGCTCCGTTAACTATGCCTGGACCACAGTTCCTACATACGCAAG TGGGGTGATTGGATTCATGCTTTGCTCCACGGAGGGTCCCCCAGTGAACTTCAAACATCCAACAAATAAATTGAATCCAGAGCAAAATGGGGTAGCAAAGGGACCTCCTAAGTTTTATAACCCAGAG ATCCATGCTGCTGCATTCTGTCTGCCTTCTTTTGTGGACAAGGTTGTTGATCTAAAAAGATATTGA